A region of the Apium graveolens cultivar Ventura chromosome 6, ASM990537v1, whole genome shotgun sequence genome:
TTGAGCATGCCGTTTACACTAAACGTACTGGTCAAGACTGTTTGCTTGTTGGTGTTTATGTGGATGACTTGATCATTACGGGCTCAAAATTGTCAGACATTGTCAAATTCAAGGGGGAGATGAGTCGTGAATTCGACATGTCTGACCTTGGCAAGTTGTCTTATTATCTAGGACTGGAGGTCTTTCAAGGTCCTGATTTCATCGAGATTAAGCAATCGAGTTATGCCATGAAAGTACTGGAACGAGCAGGAATGGGAGACTGTAACTCTGTTAAGTATCCGATGGAGCACAAGTTGCAGTTGTATGCAGACGAAACAGGTAGTCCAGTAAACTCAACCTATTACAAGAGTATAGTGGGTGGTTTACGCTACTTAGTCCATACACGACCAGACATAGCGTATGTTGTGGGAATGGTTAGTCGGTATATGGAACGACCCACGGAATTACACCTAAATGCAGTAAAACGTATTTGTCGTTATGTAAAGGGAACTCTGACATACGGGCTGGTTTATACAAAAGGGCGAGGGAATTATATTCTGTCAGGATTCTCAGATAGTGATCTAGCTGGAAGCTTGGACGATAGGAAGAGCACGGGTGGTATGGCATTTTACTTGGATGAAAATTTGATCACTTGGGTCTCACAAAAGCAAAGGTGTGTTGCTCTGTCGTCTTGTGAGGCGGAGTTTATGGTAGCCACTGCTGCAGCATGTCAAGCCGTGTGGTTGCAACGAGTCCTTAGTCACATTACTGATGTCAAAACAGGTCCAGTTGTGTTGTACATCGACAATAGATCTGCTGTAGACTTGGCACGCAATCCTGTTTTCCACGGAAGGAACAAACATATTGATCTGAGATACCATTTCATTCGTAATTGTGTTGAGCAGGGTTTGGTTATTATTAAGCATATTAACACGAATGAGCAAAGGGCCGATATTCTGACCAAGGCATTGGCTGCAGCAAAATTCGAAAAGATGCGGAGTCTGCTTGGAGTCAGGAAACTTGAAGatgtttagattaagggggagtaTGTTGGGAtttattttaatctaaacatATATGTGTTTTATTTGTTTTGTGTTTGAATAAACCAACAGCTAAGTATACGTTGGATTAGGAACTGGTCTTTAGGAAGTTGAGTGTGTTTAGGAGTGTAGTTGATGATGGACAGAAAAACCAGGGAATGTTCTCCTGGTTTGTAGGTTTCTAGTTCTCAATAGTTATATATGTAATCGTTTCTTTATGCAATAAAAGAGAAGAGAAGTTTTTCATTGCAGATAATTAAACTGTATTGTTTCTGCACTTTCACTTTAAAACCAACACTTCTTACTGGGTTGGCTTCTGGCATTGCCATCGTCCTTGGTGCATTGAGACCATTGCAGGCAGTTACGTCTGTCAACCATAATGAGATTTTTCCTCTTATATTCCTCCCTGACCTTGGGTCTGCGTTTGTCCATGTTTCATGTTTCATGTTTCAGTTTATCAAAACTCACAATCGACAAAGGGTCATCAGCAAATACTTAATCTGCTGCAGCGGGATTTGCGGTTGTACCCTGAATCTACATGCAATGTGTCAGCGCCTAACGATTACCGTCTTGGTGGACACATGGTCCTGCCTGTTTCTTTTATTGTATAATGAAGCCCTTCTGCCAGAGTTACTTGTGTAATCAAGAAGGAGAGATAGAAATCGTTTATGACGCTTGATGGTTGGATTAATATACAACTAGTTTTTATATAAATGGAGAAAGTGAAAGTGAGGAACATCCAAAATCAGGCATGTCTAAAGCCTTTTCCATTCACATATCTTGTTATGTACTAGATAACATTTCCCTTTAATTCTGTACAAGATGGATACAAAATACAGAAATACTAATATATAATGAAtcatctatctatctatctatctatctatgtATCACTGTGGTTGTTGCATCTTCCATGGATGACACTGGAGATTGGGGCAAGGCTGGAGCCATTTAGTTTTGCAGTCTCCTCCCTTGTCATCGCAACATTTGCAAACCATCCCCAGTGTTCCAAAGAGTTTAGAGTATCCTCCTCCTCCTCTTGCTCTTGTATCAACATCCACATTTGTTTGAGTGGATACAAAATGAGAATCTTCTTCCGTGTGGTGTTTAGATTGGAGTAAAGATGAAGAAGATAGTTGCCTAGCTTGTGTACTACTTGTTAAAACCATACTTACTAACAACAACAACATACAACACCTCAAAGTATCCATGTATTATTCTCTCCAGGATTTAATTGAATCTGTGCgactgtctctctctctctctctatataagGATCAGATAGGTCCGGGTGTAGCCAAAAGGATTGCTGATTTATTAAGGAGGCTAGTAAACCACGTAGTGTTTCAATTATTAACATGACAATAATAAGAGAAATGCTAGAGTCTGTGAAACGGTTCTCTAAATTGTTCTCAAATTTTGAAGTGTAAGATTCTCGTATATGGTAACTTTTTTGATAATTGAGATGCAATATCATACATATATGTCACTATAAATTAAAACGTGACAAATATCACATTATATCATTCAAGAAAATTATGATAATGAATTCGGGTACCTAGCAATGCTGTAATAATAATGTTGCCAGTATATAAAATCAAAGTTTCGCTAATGGTTTCCTTATCTTAATATTTATTACTTTCAAGTCTAGAAGACAATGAAAGGGGCCATTTTTTTCCAAGTAAATTAAAAATAGGAAGGAAAGAGTTGTTGGTGATTTGCCTTTTTGTATTTGAAATGTAGTACATTAATTAATAAGAAATGGGAGGTTTCTAGAAGATGGACATATAGATAGCTCCACACGTCTTTAATTAATCATTTATCATTAAAAGTCTTCTTATACAAGTCACTCTAAAAGTAGTTTTGAAGAGGTATCAAATTACTACATCTTGCTTTGGTAGGGCCATCTTCTAGAACAATGGCATCAACACTTATTTCCTTAATATATTATTTTCAACTTGAGTTATTTTTATACATTTTGTTAACCGGCTATTCAGACATTTGTGGGTTACACGAATATTACAAAAACCTGTCTTTAAAAAAATTGGCATTTTAAATTGCATGTTATCGGCTCCTACAAGAAACGAAAGTTGCATATGTTGGAACGTTTCTCCTTGAAGTAGCCCTACTGATGGAGTAACAATTTTGATCCATTTCTTCTTTGAAATTTCATTCTCTTATCCCTTTATTACTATATTTTAGGGCTTTAATTCGGGTAAGGCCGAATTTCGAGCACCGCGTAATTTAAGCAAAGGTTAATCAAGTCAAGCTAAGCCGACTCGTTTAACTAATCAAGACTAAATCTCTGCCGAACTTGACTTGTATAATTTCACGAGTCGAATTGAGCCGACTCATtcacgagtcgagtcgagccgacTCGTTATACAGTCGGGCAAGCCGGCTCGTTTAATTTTACACTAACTCGCGCCTAAACCTTCACCCGAACTCGGCTCGTTTAATTTCACAAGTCGAATCAAGCCTAAACCTTCACCCGAACTCGGCTCGTTTAATTTCACAAGTCGAATCAAGCCGGCTCGTTTAACCTCTACCGACAAGCGGAGTCGAGCATACTTCAACTTACAGCTCAATTGGTAATCTACATTTCTTCGTTCTCATGCACATTTCTTAGTTCTCATGTTCTGTACAAATACTTTGGCTTGGCCATACCTTAACAATCATTAAAATAGATCAAGATTAATCCAGTTGCTAAGACAACAAAAAAACTGCTTTCTTTCGAATCACGTTAGTTATATACTCACCATACAATATTATAGTACAAACCGTTTATGTGCAACTACAAATTTCGATAAACAGTCTCAAAACGGTCATCTGACAGCCTCTGGCGCAGAGTTGCAATACGGTGTGTTTAAGCAGACTAATTTAGTAAATGTAAGGCATATGCTGGCAAATCCAATACCCGTAAAAAACCCCATAGTGCTCTTTCGGCTATCTAACCGTGAAGCTCTACGAAACATGCTAATAAAACACGGAAACAAACCCCCACAGGCAAATACCATTAGATGATCCAGACCACCATAATTGTCGAGTCCTGCAAGTATTGCACCTATGGCAGATGATGGGCCAACAAATCCAATCAAAGCAGCAGCTGCAAGGGACCCATACCAGCTGTCAGTTGCCCCATATATGCAGCTAGCTACAGCAGCTCCCCGCGGAAGGCCATGAAGAGAAACAGGCAGGACCATGTGTCGACCAAGACCGTATGCCTTGGGCGCTGCAACCCCCAATGCAAGCCCCTCAGCCATAGCATGTAGGGCAATGGCTATACAGGATAACATCGACTGAAGAGTGAGGGTACTTATTGAAAATCCTGCTGCGGCCGACAAAGTATTTGCTGATGACTTTTTGTGACTTGTGAGTTTTAATGAACTGGAACATGAAACATGGGCAAATGCAGACCCAAGTACAAGTAGGGATACAAGAGGGAAAAATTCCATTTTTGTTGACAGAAGTAACTGCAAAGGTCTCCATGCACCAAGGACGATGGCAATGCCAGAAGCCAACCCGGTTAGAAGAGTGTGCTGAAGCCGGAAAGCAAGAGCAAAAGCAACCAGAAGATTTCCCCCAAGCAACGGACCAAGACCAAAAAGTAGTGAAACAAGGAATGCAGAAGTATCCTCTGGGCTGCAACGTTGAGATGTTGATTCAGTTTCACTAATTAAAATAACATAGCTTCTGACTCATTTAGAAACTGTGCAAGCCTCATATATTTGAATTTGCCATCATGTATATAGCCAAACTCACCAGCATGCAGACCTCTTTGTATAACATGATTCTAGATATGTTTGGACCTACATATAATTTGCACCAAACTGCCAACTAAAAAGAGAAAACGGTAAACCAAGTAGCCACTGAATCTTACTTGTAGTTTTGGCTGAAATTTTTGAATACAGCACCCAGAGCTTCCATGAAGGCTACTGAAATTGTAGCTGCTGATGCAACTTGCGATGGAGATGATTCCTAGAGCATCCAAATCAGTACAAAAtgaaatataaatattatataaacaCATGAAAAAAGCTATTATAGTTCTTAATATCCAATACAGATGCTAAGAAGAAAATTCAGATACTTGTAAACTAATAAACTTTCTTTCCACTAATTTTACCATATACTAGGCTTGAAATCAGCCAAGTCATTTCAATCAGCCAGTCAGGTTCCCTTATCATGCTGCCTGTTCTTTCCAATGCTAGAGTTACAACTTACAACAAGAGTAGTCTATCTCTCAATAAGGCAACTAAAAATTAGATTTATTGCACTCTTTACAGCAACTAAAGAACCAGAACCTACAAGAACTTGACATAAAATAACATTTAGTTGCAAAAACTTAAGATCTCTTTCACAATAAAGCCAGTTAAACATCGGATTTATTTGTTTATTGATTGAAATGGATCTGCAGGGAGAAAAATAATGACACGGATTTTTTAATATGTTGTCAAATACGTGAATTATTAGCTATCTCAAACTGGTGCTGCTTACTTGCTTGTATGATATGGAATGGGTCACGTTGTATAGAACGAAAACAAAATTATATACATCTCTAATTTTGCCGACGACAAGTGCCTCTAATGTATAATCACATAGTTTTCCCAATTTATAACTAATAGCGTGGAGTAATTGAGAGCGATAGTCATATGAGGTATGTAGTGCAAGTATTAAAAAAACTGACCATTATATATTCAGAAGGCATCTATAAAGATGTGAAACAAATTTATTCTATAAAGAACTCCATGTCTTTTTACTACCTTTCTTCCTCGAACTTTACTTTCCTCAATCTATCTAATCTTCTTCTCATGTCTTTGTGGATGCCAAACAGTCTGTACAGATATAGTAACATAGCAAACTAATTGAGCTTCTACTTTTCGTATTTCAACTCTTCATCAACAAACCTCTGATAATTGTACAGGGTGGCTGTCTGACATGAACAGAAACACAACCCGTTTATCAAAAACCATCAACAGAATAAAAAACGTGAAAATGACATATACTGATTAGCCTGAATATGACCTGAAGTGACTTTTCTTTAGGTTCATATATTCAGATTTAACGAAATTGAACAATGTCTTAAATAACACGACATTGACACATTTACGAACATGACCGAAACCTGAAATTGCTCCCCTCTTAACCTTTCCGCGGCATTAATATCTCTAAACTTTGCTACTTCAACAgtctaaaaatccaaacacagaACTTTTTCACCATTTATTCTTTCGGTCACTTTGATGGTTTTGTCCACCTTGCGACACTTAGGGGTGGCCATTTCACGTCATGGGTTGAGTTTCCTGAAAGAGGTTAAATTTTGGTTCAACCCAAACTTGACCCAAAGATTAAACGGGTGGCAATTGATCAATCTCAAAACTGTTTGACCCGCGGGTGACCCGACCTCATTTGGTAGCCTATATTTGGCACCACCCCTAAAATGACCCGAAATAATTAGTTACACTAGATACGACTTATTTGGCCTATAATTATACTTTCAAATCTAAAACAAAATCTGGAAATAAATTGCATTACAAAGCATTATAGCTCCTTGCAGGAAGTTATTTTCCTTGGTTAGGGCTTTAACAGGATTAAGAACGTCAGGAACATTTACTGAAATTCTTTTCTAAAAAGTCCCAATACATCCTCCATAAAATGTTGACCTTATCATGTCATCCGATCTATAAAATCTTGGAGTGATTTCC
Encoded here:
- the LOC141667017 gene encoding putative zinc transporter At3g08650, whose product is MYISTTMGVTCKSFVLFLIFITPLYCNAIEEYGSENPQKIIAAPLKNTSVIDGSDLQGSYVSESRTEEVGDLKGGSSRVSVSTVALFTLAMAAATGLGAIPFFFVELDSQWEGICNGMAAGVMLAASFDLIQEGRDHGDSGSLVVTGILAGAVFIWLCKKVLEQYGEVSMLDIKGADAAKVILVVGIMTLHSFGEGSGVGVSFAGSKGVTQGLLITLAIAVHNIPEGLAVSMVLASRGVSPQNAMLWSVITSLPQPIVAVPSFVFADTFNKFLPFCTGFAAGCMIWMVIAEVLPDAFKESSPSQVASAATISVAFMEALGAVFKNFSQNYNPEDTSAFLVSLLFGLGPLLGGNLLVAFALAFRLQHTLLTGLASGIAIVLGAWRPLQLLLSTKMEFFPLVSLLVLGSAFAHVSCSSSLKLTSHKKSSANTLSAAAGFSISTLTLQSMLSCIAIALHAMAEGLALGVAAPKAYGLGRHMVLPVSLHGLPRGAAVASCIYGATDSWYGSLAAAALIGFVGPSSAIGAILAGLDNYGGLDHLMVFACGGLFPCFISMFRRASRLDSRKSTMGFFTGIGFASICLTFTKLVCLNTPYCNSAPEAVR